A region of Cellulophaga sp. RHA19 DNA encodes the following proteins:
- a CDS encoding phosphoglycerate kinase, with protein sequence MKTINDFNFENKRALIRVDFNVPMDENFNVTDTNRIEAAKPTIIKVLEDGGSVVLMSHLGRPKGQVVPDLSLEHICSTVSDVLGVQVNFVSTPVGEEAETAATNLENGQVLLIENLRFNAEEEKGGEAFAEQLSKLGDVYINDAFGTAHRAHASTTVVAKFFPESKCFGSLLAKEIEAIDKVMQTGEKPVTAILGGAKVSSKITIIENILDKVDHLIIGGGMTYTFVKAQGGQVGDSICEDDKMELALDILKQAKEKGVEVHIPVDVIAADEFSNTANTKITDVDKIEEGWQGLDAGPKTLEIFKEVILKSKTILWNGPIGVFEMESYAKGTIEIGNYITEATQNGAFSLVGGGDSVAAVKQFGFQDKVSYVSTGGGAMLESLEGKSLPGIAAITA encoded by the coding sequence ATGAAAACAATAAACGATTTTAATTTTGAAAACAAGAGAGCATTAATCCGTGTAGATTTTAATGTTCCTATGGATGAAAATTTTAATGTAACAGATACTAACCGTATTGAAGCTGCAAAGCCAACAATAATAAAAGTGTTAGAAGATGGTGGTAGTGTTGTTTTAATGAGCCATTTAGGAAGACCAAAAGGACAAGTTGTGCCAGATTTATCTTTAGAGCACATTTGCAGTACTGTTTCTGATGTGTTAGGTGTGCAAGTAAATTTTGTGTCTACTCCTGTTGGAGAAGAAGCAGAAACAGCTGCCACTAATTTAGAAAACGGGCAAGTATTACTTATAGAAAATTTACGTTTTAATGCTGAAGAAGAAAAAGGTGGTGAGGCTTTTGCAGAACAATTATCTAAACTAGGAGATGTTTATATAAATGATGCTTTTGGTACAGCCCACAGAGCACATGCATCTACAACAGTTGTTGCTAAATTTTTTCCAGAAAGTAAGTGTTTTGGATCTTTATTAGCTAAAGAAATTGAAGCTATAGATAAAGTAATGCAAACTGGAGAAAAGCCAGTTACTGCAATTTTAGGAGGCGCAAAAGTATCTTCTAAAATTACAATTATAGAAAATATATTAGATAAAGTAGACCATTTAATTATTGGTGGTGGTATGACGTACACATTTGTAAAAGCACAAGGCGGACAAGTGGGCGACTCTATCTGTGAAGATGATAAAATGGAACTTGCTCTAGATATTTTAAAGCAAGCAAAAGAAAAAGGTGTTGAGGTGCATATTCCTGTAGATGTTATTGCTGCAGATGAGTTTAGCAACACAGCAAATACTAAAATTACAGATGTAGATAAAATTGAAGAAGGATGGCAAGGTTTAGATGCCGGACCAAAAACTTTAGAGATTTTTAAAGAAGTAATTTTAAAGTCTAAAACTATTTTATGGAACGGACCAATTGGCGTTTTTGAAATGGAAAGCTATGCTAAAGGAACTATAGAAATAGGAAATTATATTACCGAAGCTACACAAAATGGAGCATTTTCTTTAGTTGGTGGTGGAGACTCTGTTGCTGCTGTTAAGCAATTTGGTTTTCAAGACAAGGTAAGCTACGTATCTACTGGTGGTGGTGCAATGTTAGAAAGCTTAGAAGGTAAATCTTTACCAGGAATAGCTGCAATTACCGCTTAA
- a CDS encoding lytic transglycosylase domain-containing protein, with amino-acid sequence MKRIFLGVLLFSGTAIFAQEKDSIVTTSISTEILSVVKNDTVDSIAKKQQDVPQKVQPIIALVSDDSSGTKYQLSDYKNAADYDKAWLKQIKESASLFDTIYNKIANERIENIPVSFTDLPTDTLKARLARLNAKTPFNVEYNESLERVIKSYLTRNRGLMERMQTVSQFYFPMFEQELDNFNMPLEMKYLAIVESALNPRARSRVGATGLWQFMYGTGKEQNLEVNSYVDERSDPIKSTRAACEYLTRLYSIYNDWDLALAAYNSGPGNVNKAIRRSGGYTNYWNIRNHLPRETAGYVPAFLATMYIFEYAKEHGIYGEVVERPYFETDTVHVKSMLTFDQISRFTNVSVEDLEVLNPSYKLNIIPFQEDRNHALRLPTSVMGKFVSNEDAVYALAEEELKKIEKPMPKLVQAESQSRYRVRSGDFLGKIAEKFGVRVSEIKRWNGLRSNNLRIGQRLTIFSRNSKAVASAKPQTKQKPIPPGAKTHTVQSGDSLWTISQKYSGISVDNLKDWNGISGKNLKVGAKIMLCDCSTKKI; translated from the coding sequence ATGAAACGTATTTTTTTAGGAGTACTGCTGTTTTCGGGTACCGCTATTTTTGCACAAGAAAAAGATAGCATTGTAACCACGTCTATAAGCACAGAGATTTTAAGTGTTGTAAAGAACGACACTGTTGATTCAATTGCAAAAAAACAACAGGATGTACCGCAAAAAGTACAACCTATAATTGCGCTTGTTTCTGATGATTCATCGGGAACAAAGTATCAATTATCAGACTATAAAAATGCTGCTGATTATGACAAAGCTTGGTTAAAACAAATTAAAGAAAGCGCTTCTTTGTTTGATACCATTTATAATAAAATTGCCAACGAGCGCATAGAGAATATACCAGTCAGTTTTACAGATTTGCCAACAGACACTTTAAAAGCTAGGTTAGCACGTTTAAATGCTAAAACACCATTTAATGTAGAGTATAACGAGTCTTTGGAGCGTGTAATTAAGTCTTACTTAACCCGTAACAGAGGTTTAATGGAGCGTATGCAAACTGTGAGTCAGTTTTACTTTCCTATGTTTGAGCAGGAGTTAGATAACTTTAATATGCCATTAGAAATGAAATATTTGGCAATTGTAGAGTCTGCATTAAACCCAAGAGCAAGATCTAGAGTAGGAGCCACAGGACTTTGGCAGTTTATGTACGGTACAGGTAAAGAACAAAACCTAGAAGTAAACAGTTATGTAGATGAACGTAGCGACCCCATAAAATCTACAAGAGCTGCTTGTGAGTATTTAACGCGCTTATATAGCATTTATAACGATTGGGATTTAGCGTTAGCAGCATATAACTCTGGACCAGGAAACGTAAACAAAGCTATTAGACGTTCTGGTGGTTACACCAATTACTGGAACATTAGAAACCATTTACCAAGAGAAACAGCAGGTTACGTACCTGCATTTTTAGCAACAATGTATATTTTTGAGTACGCTAAAGAACACGGTATTTATGGTGAGGTTGTAGAGCGTCCTTATTTTGAAACAGATACAGTACACGTAAAAAGTATGCTGACTTTTGATCAAATTTCTAGGTTTACAAACGTAAGCGTAGAGGACTTAGAGGTTTTAAACCCTTCTTATAAACTAAATATTATTCCTTTTCAGGAAGATAGAAATCACGCTTTACGTTTGCCAACAAGTGTAATGGGTAAATTTGTATCTAATGAAGATGCTGTTTATGCACTTGCAGAGGAAGAATTAAAAAAGATTGAAAAACCAATGCCTAAATTAGTGCAGGCAGAGTCGCAATCTAGATATAGAGTTAGAAGTGGTGATTTTCTTGGTAAAATTGCAGAGAAGTTTGGGGTTAGAGTAAGTGAAATTAAAAGATGGAATGGTTTGCGTAGCAACAATTTAAGAATTGGTCAGCGATTAACTATTTTTTCTAGAAACTCTAAAGCCGTAGCATCTGCAAAGCCACAAACTAAACAAAAGCCTATTCCGCCTGGTGCTAAAACGCATACAGTACAATCTGGAGATTCACTTTGGACTATTTCTCAAAAATATTCTGGAATTTCTGTAGATAATTTAAAAGATTGGAACGGTATTAGTGGTAAGAATTTAAAAGTAGGCGCAAAAATTATGTTGTGCGATTGTTCTACAAAAAAAATATAA
- a CDS encoding DNA polymerase III subunit, whose translation MQFQDILGLSHIKKHLCLSADAGRIPHAQLFVGNEGCGTLPMAIAYAQYLLCKNVNGENTGGIEACNLKCGNLSHPDLHFAFPVTNSDKVKSHAVSNHYMQDWREFVNHQPYGNLFDWYRLIGIEKKQGQIGVDEAQDIVRKLTLKSYEGGYKVMIMWMADKMNIAAANKLLKLIEEPPEKTVFILIAEDEEQIIQTIRSRCQILHFPPLAENAITSALIAKGLDQQTAFKIAHESNGNFNKALDLMNNDSEDLVFEKWFVQWVRTAFRAKGNKAAIQDLILWSNEIAKTGRETQKKFLTYCMAIMRQAMLVNYNTNELAFMEIHVEGFKLEKFAPFIHENNIVDIITELETAMYHIERNGNAKLILTDLSIKLTRFLHKKPS comes from the coding sequence ATGCAGTTTCAAGATATTTTAGGACTTTCTCATATAAAAAAGCACTTGTGTTTAAGTGCAGATGCTGGCCGTATACCACACGCACAACTTTTTGTTGGTAATGAGGGTTGCGGTACTCTGCCAATGGCAATTGCATATGCTCAATATTTATTATGTAAAAATGTAAACGGAGAAAATACTGGTGGTATAGAGGCTTGTAATTTAAAGTGCGGAAATTTATCGCATCCAGATCTACATTTTGCTTTTCCGGTTACTAATTCTGATAAAGTTAAGAGTCACGCTGTTAGTAACCACTACATGCAAGATTGGCGCGAGTTTGTAAACCACCAACCTTATGGTAATTTGTTTGATTGGTACCGACTTATTGGTATTGAAAAAAAACAAGGTCAAATTGGGGTAGACGAAGCACAAGATATTGTACGTAAGCTAACTTTAAAATCTTATGAAGGTGGTTATAAGGTGATGATTATGTGGATGGCTGATAAAATGAACATAGCAGCTGCTAACAAATTACTTAAACTAATTGAAGAGCCACCAGAAAAAACTGTGTTTATATTAATTGCTGAAGATGAAGAGCAAATTATACAAACCATACGCTCTAGGTGCCAAATTTTACATTTTCCTCCACTAGCAGAAAATGCAATAACGTCTGCATTAATTGCAAAAGGATTAGACCAACAAACCGCTTTTAAAATTGCTCATGAATCTAATGGTAATTTTAATAAAGCACTAGATTTAATGAATAATGACTCTGAAGATTTGGTGTTTGAAAAATGGTTTGTGCAATGGGTACGTACAGCCTTTAGAGCAAAAGGTAACAAAGCTGCAATACAAGATTTAATTTTGTGGAGCAATGAAATTGCTAAGACAGGAAGAGAAACACAAAAGAAATTTTTAACGTATTGTATGGCTATAATGCGCCAAGCAATGCTGGTAAATTACAATACAAACGAGCTTGCTTTTATGGAAATACACGTAGAAGGTTTTAAGCTAGAAAAATTTGCCCCGTTTATACATGAAAATAATATTGTAGACATTATTACAGAGCTAGAAACAGCAATGTACCATATAGAACGTAATGGAAATGCAAAATTAATTTTAACAGATTTATCTATAAAACTAACAAGATTTTTACACAAAAAACCAAGCTAA
- a CDS encoding OmpA family protein, with amino-acid sequence MKKLIPTFLLLLAFSVSAQETQKATTVTVNEPIVDMSLPIANLKTIDSSLYIDNVAEETTTYKKSKFSASNSKLIKKANQYFDMLWYAEAAQLYEQALEDNEENYTKEILQKAGDSHYYNTNMERAYHWYQILYDSYRDDLTADEIFKYSHSLKGNGKYGKAKRFMRLYNRMKDKEPEIIDLEADEAARNEQILDAILKREPKFGLKNLNINTENSDFSPMFYNKEEIVFASAKDSSFFNTRRYKWNNQPYLDLYVAKVNQQSDELKDAIKFSKNVNTKYHEASVTFSPDNKTMYFTRNNYGKKLKRDKNGINNLKLYMSKKINGEWSEAVELPFNSDDYSTGHPALSADGKKLYFVSDMPGSIGETDIFVVDVLEDGLFSSPKNLGPEINTEQKEMFPFINDKKLYFSSNGHVGLGGLDVYEVAYDEEGFKDVINLGQPINSNKDDFSYIINEETQKGYFASNRKGGKGDDDIYSFKNLLVEEVIENAIAGVVTEIVTGELLPNALVTLLDENNIKLKEVVTADDGSFVFEDLESNTKYKLQANKETFFDEELDTATKENQVVNADIAMRKLHDMIAIENGIKKLKTEKIFFDFDKSYIRQDASIELDKLVEVMTEYPNMKIKIESHTDVRGNDAYNKFLSDRRAKSTRKYIISKGIDASRIVSAIGYGEEQLINECEDGVSCSREKHQENRRSEFIIVDM; translated from the coding sequence ATGAAAAAATTAATACCTACTTTCTTATTATTGTTGGCCTTTAGTGTGTCTGCGCAAGAAACACAGAAAGCAACTACAGTTACTGTTAATGAACCTATTGTAGATATGAGTTTGCCTATTGCAAATTTAAAAACTATAGATAGTAGTTTATATATAGATAATGTTGCAGAGGAAACTACCACCTATAAAAAAAGTAAATTTTCTGCAAGTAACAGTAAGTTAATAAAAAAGGCTAATCAATATTTTGATATGCTATGGTATGCAGAAGCTGCACAATTGTATGAGCAAGCATTAGAAGATAATGAAGAAAATTACACTAAAGAAATTTTGCAAAAAGCAGGGGACTCTCATTATTATAACACAAATATGGAGAGAGCTTACCACTGGTATCAAATTTTATATGACTCTTATAGAGATGATTTAACTGCTGATGAAATTTTTAAATATTCTCATTCGCTTAAAGGAAATGGTAAATATGGTAAAGCAAAGCGTTTTATGCGTTTGTATAACCGTATGAAAGATAAAGAACCAGAAATTATTGATTTAGAAGCTGATGAAGCGGCAAGAAATGAGCAAATTTTAGATGCAATTTTAAAGAGAGAACCTAAGTTTGGACTTAAAAACTTGAATATAAACACAGAAAACTCTGATTTTTCTCCAATGTTCTATAACAAAGAAGAAATAGTGTTTGCATCTGCAAAAGATTCTTCTTTTTTTAATACTAGAAGATACAAATGGAACAACCAACCGTACTTAGATTTATATGTAGCAAAAGTTAATCAGCAATCTGACGAGTTAAAAGACGCTATTAAGTTTTCTAAAAATGTAAACACCAAATACCATGAGGCTTCTGTTACCTTTTCTCCTGATAATAAAACGATGTATTTTACCAGAAACAACTATGGTAAAAAATTAAAAAGAGATAAAAACGGTATAAACAACCTTAAGCTATATATGTCTAAAAAAATAAATGGCGAATGGTCTGAGGCTGTAGAGTTACCATTTAATAGTGATGATTACTCTACTGGACACCCAGCATTAAGTGCAGATGGTAAAAAATTATACTTTGTATCTGATATGCCAGGTAGTATTGGAGAAACGGACATTTTTGTGGTTGATGTTTTAGAAGACGGTTTATTTTCTTCTCCAAAAAATTTAGGACCAGAAATTAATACAGAGCAAAAAGAAATGTTCCCTTTTATAAACGATAAAAAACTATACTTTTCATCTAATGGCCATGTAGGCTTAGGAGGACTAGATGTTTATGAAGTTGCTTATGACGAGGAAGGCTTTAAAGATGTTATAAATCTTGGACAGCCAATTAATAGTAATAAAGATGATTTTTCTTATATAATTAATGAAGAAACACAAAAAGGATACTTTGCATCTAACAGAAAAGGCGGCAAAGGTGATGATGATATTTACTCATTTAAAAACTTATTAGTAGAAGAAGTTATTGAAAATGCAATAGCAGGTGTGGTTACAGAAATTGTAACAGGAGAGCTATTACCTAACGCATTGGTTACTTTATTAGACGAAAACAATATTAAACTTAAAGAAGTTGTAACCGCAGATGATGGTAGTTTTGTTTTTGAAGATTTAGAGAGTAATACCAAATATAAGTTGCAGGCTAATAAAGAAACTTTTTTCGATGAAGAGCTAGATACAGCAACTAAAGAAAATCAAGTAGTAAATGCAGATATTGCAATGAGAAAGTTGCATGATATGATTGCTATTGAAAATGGAATTAAGAAACTTAAAACAGAAAAAATATTCTTTGATTTTGATAAGTCTTACATTAGACAAGATGCCAGCATAGAGCTAGACAAACTTGTAGAAGTTATGACTGAATACCCTAATATGAAAATTAAAATTGAATCGCACACAGATGTAAGGGGTAATGATGCCTACAACAAATTTTTATCAGACAGGAGAGCTAAATCTACCAGAAAATATATCATCTCTAAAGGTATAGATGCTAGTAGAATTGTTAGTGCAATAGGTTATGGAGAAGAACAGTTAATTAATGAGTGTGAAGACGGTGTAAGCTGTTCAAGAGAAAAACATCAAGAAAACAGACGATCAGAATTTATAATAGTAGATATGTAA
- a CDS encoding DUF4837 family protein → MRKFSILVFAITLALTSCKDGASTKQDFTPASIGQVNSLTVVMSNELWEGKVGDIVRDHFAASVVGIAWNEPIFTLRHLPETVFTGAVRKSRSILVVQKKDTTSLSYINHNTYARPQNVAVVVAPTEDALIETINEKADHIISEFNKADLKLTQGNFKRSLLEDTTIEDTFGVTMDIPSVYSVGRADDNFVWLDRDIKNGTMNLIVYALPWNSFNNDATFISDIVSKRDSIGKKYIPGPNEGTYMDTEKAFAPSVFPAEIGGKKAAEVRGRWEIYNYSMAGPYVSYIINDEANKRKLVVEGFTFAPAAVKRDFMFELEAIIKTLKFVPKKTSN, encoded by the coding sequence ATGAGAAAGTTTTCAATTTTAGTTTTTGCCATTACCTTGGCACTAACTTCATGTAAAGATGGTGCAAGTACCAAACAAGATTTTACACCGGCTTCAATAGGGCAAGTAAACTCACTTACGGTAGTAATGAGTAATGAGCTTTGGGAAGGTAAGGTAGGAGACATTGTTAGAGATCATTTTGCTGCATCTGTAGTTGGTATTGCTTGGAACGAACCAATTTTTACATTACGCCACTTACCAGAGACAGTTTTTACTGGTGCAGTTCGTAAGTCTAGATCTATTTTAGTGGTTCAAAAAAAGGATACAACTAGTTTATCATACATAAACCATAATACATACGCTCGCCCACAAAATGTTGCCGTAGTTGTGGCGCCAACAGAGGATGCGCTTATAGAAACTATAAATGAGAAAGCAGATCATATAATATCAGAATTTAATAAGGCAGACCTTAAATTAACACAGGGCAATTTTAAGCGTTCTTTATTAGAAGACACAACCATAGAAGATACTTTTGGTGTGACAATGGACATACCTTCTGTTTATAGTGTTGGTAGAGCTGATGATAATTTTGTTTGGTTAGATAGAGATATTAAAAATGGAACAATGAACTTAATTGTGTATGCTCTTCCTTGGAACTCATTTAATAATGACGCCACTTTTATAAGTGATATTGTTAGCAAAAGAGATTCTATTGGAAAAAAATACATACCAGGCCCTAATGAAGGTACATATATGGATACAGAAAAAGCTTTTGCACCTTCTGTTTTCCCTGCAGAAATTGGCGGTAAAAAAGCTGCTGAGGTTAGAGGTCGTTGGGAAATATATAACTACTCTATGGCTGGCCCATATGTTTCTTATATTATTAATGATGAAGCTAACAAACGTAAATTAGTTGTAGAAGGCTTTACATTTGCTCCTGCAGCTGTTAAAAGAGACTTTATGTTTGAGCTGGAAGCTATTATTAAAACATTAAAGTTTGTGCCTAAGAAGACTTCTAATTAA
- a CDS encoding PorP/SprF family type IX secretion system membrane protein, translating to MNIFKIIFSLILMLSLSTIAYCQQDPQYTQYSHNPMTVNAGYTGSRGHTAALALYRSQWVGIEGSPRTINFSIDSPLDEYNGIGLSIIQDDLGPSQETYIDGNYAHHLIVNRKGDKLAFGLKGGLRFLNIDWSKGIYKDPDVAFSENINSKILPTIGAGVFYYTDNYFLGLSVPNILKGNHYNEIQESEATERKHLYLIGGYVFKINPNLKFKPSFFTKYVSGSPLSIDASINFLIHETLNLGVSYRWDDSVNALLGLQVSPRINIGYAYDYATTNLKNYNNGSHEIFFRYQFTSKETKIKSPRFF from the coding sequence ATGAATATATTTAAAATTATTTTTAGTCTGATTTTAATGCTCAGTTTAAGCACTATTGCATACTGTCAACAAGATCCACAGTACACACAATATTCTCATAACCCTATGACGGTTAATGCTGGATATACTGGTTCAAGAGGACATACAGCTGCACTTGCGCTTTATAGAAGTCAATGGGTTGGTATAGAGGGTTCGCCCAGGACCATTAATTTCAGTATAGATAGTCCTTTAGATGAGTATAATGGTATAGGTTTGTCTATAATTCAAGATGATCTAGGTCCGTCTCAAGAAACATATATTGATGGTAACTACGCCCATCATTTAATAGTAAACAGAAAAGGAGATAAATTAGCTTTTGGCTTAAAGGGTGGACTTAGGTTTTTAAATATAGACTGGTCTAAAGGGATATATAAAGATCCAGATGTAGCGTTTAGTGAAAATATAAATAGTAAAATATTACCAACTATTGGAGCTGGTGTATTTTATTATACAGATAATTATTTTTTAGGTTTATCTGTGCCAAATATTTTAAAAGGAAATCACTATAACGAGATTCAAGAATCTGAGGCTACAGAGCGTAAACACCTATATTTAATAGGGGGTTATGTATTTAAAATTAATCCAAATTTAAAGTTCAAACCTTCGTTTTTTACTAAATATGTATCTGGTTCACCATTGTCTATAGATGCATCAATTAACTTTCTAATACACGAAACTTTAAATTTAGGCGTTAGTTATAGGTGGGACGACTCTGTTAATGCTCTTTTGGGCTTACAAGTTTCACCTAGAATAAACATTGGTTATGCATATGATTACGCTACAACTAACCTAAAAAATTACAATAACGGAAGTCATGAAATCTTTTTTAGATATCAGTTTACTTCTAAAGAAACCAAGATTAAATCCCCAAGATTCTTTTAA
- a CDS encoding DUF6747 family protein, producing the protein MKGILLCKEIYVNGFKNLGHFILKNYFKMFSWFCFTLIVIAAYALMYRVLTGYAFV; encoded by the coding sequence ATGAAAGGAATTTTACTTTGTAAAGAAATCTATGTAAATGGATTTAAAAACCTTGGGCACTTTATTTTAAAAAACTATTTCAAGATGTTTTCTTGGTTTTGTTTTACATTAATCGTTATTGCAGCTTATGCTTTAATGTATAGAGTGCTAACCGGGTACGCTTTTGTTTAA
- a CDS encoding DoxX family protein has product MTNVHENITEILLLIFLIITFLQSGFDKVADWKGNLSWLTGHFSETPLKNTVPLLLGIILVIEVIAGALCAVGVVQFILDGQSNMAIYGTILSCITLLFLLFGQRIAKDYEGAKTIVIYFMPTIFLLYLLANK; this is encoded by the coding sequence ATGACAAACGTACACGAAAATATTACTGAAATTCTATTATTAATCTTTTTAATTATTACTTTTTTACAAAGTGGTTTTGATAAAGTTGCAGACTGGAAAGGAAACTTGTCTTGGTTAACCGGGCATTTTAGTGAAACGCCTTTAAAAAACACGGTTCCTTTACTGTTAGGAATTATTTTGGTTATAGAAGTTATTGCTGGTGCTCTTTGTGCTGTTGGTGTAGTACAGTTTATTTTAGACGGACAAAGTAATATGGCTATTTACGGTACAATTTTGTCATGTATTACTTTATTATTTTTGTTATTTGGACAACGTATTGCAAAGGATTATGAAGGCGCAAAAACTATAGTTATTTACTTTATGCCTACAATATTTCTT